The proteins below come from a single Argentina anserina chromosome 1, drPotAnse1.1, whole genome shotgun sequence genomic window:
- the LOC126805439 gene encoding uncharacterized protein LOC126805439: MMMNTTQTQTQTKSQYEISRDERIKANLERMQKLGLADISLELKSHFQAKNSFSKTTPSPRVSPIRKPGPIRRSSRLQNSTPVSYTETGPKKKGECKEMGSIMLEEGARPEIYTEEHEKLLGHTEKSWTLFVDGCGNDGKRIYDSVRGKTCHQCRQKTLGHRTQCSQCNKIHGQFCGDCLYMRYGEHVLEAIEDPKWICPVCRGICNCSFCRTAKGWPPTGLLYRKILQLGFKSVAHYLIQTRRADPSLVQTPETPEQVSARKSLPVQDMDEENVKADHNDLGPLTPLGEQKGDNEMKRKKRTLSFPEIDHMVGDSLGLPKLQSGSSTDDHKENEEIKVDSVDLNPGDGTNGLETTSKSKKKRARVNEPTADSIGGRLRQRRQKEAEPDGDSSETKEKIPDANNILSEKEIKEETSVLFADNKDGDDSNTLSKGSSKLKKKLIHVAEPSADSVAGRLRLRRKAVRLLQAS, from the exons ATGATGATGAACACGACTCAGACTCAGACCCAGACCAAGTCTCAGTACGAGATTTCAAGAGATGAAAGAATCAAAGCAAACCTTGAACGAATGCAGAAGCTCGGCCTTGCTGACATCTCACTCGAGCTCAAGTCTCACTTTCAAGCCAAGAACAGCTTCTCCAAAACGACGCCGTCTCCTAGAGTCTCTCCTATTCGGAAACCCGGACCCATTCGCCGATCTTCTAG ATTGCAGAATTCGACTCCGGTGAGCTACACGGAAACAGGTCCAAAGAAGAAGGGTGAGTGTAAGGAAATGGGTAGTATTATGCTGGAGGAGGGTGCAAGACCGGAGATTTACACAGAAGAACATGAAAAGCTGTTGGGTCACACTGAAAAGAGCTGGACTCTATTTGTGGACGGGTGTGGGAATGATGGAAAGCGAATTTATGACTCAGTTAGAGGAAAGACTTGTCATCAGTGCAG ACAGAAGACTCTGGGACATCGTACTCAATGCAGCCAATGCAACAAGATCCATGGACAGTTCTGTGGAGACTGTTTGTACATGAG ATATGGGGAGCATGTACTTGAGGCCATTGAGGATCCAAAGTGGATTTGCCCCGTGTGTCGTGGAATTTGCAACTGTAGTTTCTGTCGGACAGCAAAAGGGTGGCCTCCCACTGGCCTTCTCTACAGAAAG ATACTACAACTAGGCTTCAAATCAGTTGCACACTATCTCATTCAAACCCGACGTGCAGACCCAAGTTTAGTGCAAACTCCAGAGACTCCTGAGCAAGTTTCTGCAAGAAAGTCACTGCCTGTACAAGATATGgatgaagaaaatgtcaagGCTGATCATAATGACCTTGGACCATTAACACCTCTAGGTGAACAGAAAGGAGACAATGAGatgaagagaaaaaagagGACATTGTCCTTCCCTGAGATTGACCACATGGTTGGTGACAGCCTTGGATTGCCAAAGCTTCAGTCTGGGAGCAGCACTGATGATcataaagaaaatgaagagatTAAAGTGGATAGTGTGGATCTCAATCCTGGTGATGGTACCAATGGATTAGAAACTACCTCAAAGTCCAAAAAGAAGCGAGCTCGGGTTAATGAACCAACTGCTGATAGTATTGGTGGAAGATTAAGGCAGAGACGTCAGAAAGAAGCTGAGCCAGATGGTGATTCTTCGGagacaaaagagaaaatccCAGATGCTAACAATATCTTGTCAGAGAAGGAAATCAAAGAAGAAACCAGTGTGCTGTTTGCTGATAATAAAGATGGTGATGATAGCAATACCTTATCGAAAGGAAGTTCAAAGCTCAAGAAAAAGCTTATTCATGTGGCTGAACCAAGTGCAGACAGTGTTGCTGGAAGACTGAGGCTGAGGCGCAAGGCAGTTAGGCTTCTGCAAGCATCTTAA
- the LOC126805519 gene encoding GDSL esterase/lipase At2g23540-like: MIITMAITRSYITLALVGLVLLLINNLSYVAYAAETEGLGASFIFGDSLVDSGNNNYLPTLSKANMRPNGIDFQASGGNPTGRFTNGRTIGDIVGEELGQPNYALPYLAPNATGKAILYGVNYASGGAGIMNATGRIFVNRVGMDIQIDYFNETRKQIDKLLGPSKAKEYISKRSIFSITVGANDFLNNYLLPVLSIGARISETPDAFIDDLITHFRAQLTRLYQLGARKFVIGNVGPIGCIPYQKTINQLNPDQCVELPNKLALQYNGRLKDLLAELNDNLPGSTFVYANVYDLVSELITNYDKYGFSTASRACCGNGGQYSGIVPCGPTSSMCSDRSKHVFWDPYHPSEAANLILAKKLLDGDTRIISPMNLRQLRDH; this comes from the exons ATGATCATAACCATGGCCATTACGAGATCTTATATCACACTGGCCTTGGTAGGCTTGGTTCTTTTGCTCATCAACAACCTGAGCTATGTGGCCTATGCTGCTGAGACTGAAGGGCTGGGAGCTTCTTTTATCTTTGGTGATTCCCTGGTTGATTCCGGAAACAATAACTACTTGCCGACACTGTCTAAGGCGAATATGCGTCCTAATGGGATAGATTTCCAGGCGTCTGGAGGAAATCCCACTGGACGGTTCACGAATGGTAGAACTATTGGTGATATAGTTG GTGAAGAACTGGGACAGCCGAATTACGCTCTCCCATATTTAGCTCCTAATGCTACAGGGAAAGCCATATTGTATGGAGTGAATTATGCTTCAGGAGGAGCAGGGATCATGAATGCAACAGGAAGAATATTT GTGAATAGGGTGGGAATGGATATCCAAATCGATTATTTCAACGAAACAAGGAAGCAGATTGATAAGCTACTGGGTCCATCAAAGGCAAAAGAGTATATTTCCAAAAGGTCTATTTTCTCAATCACAGTTGGAGCAAATGACTTTCTGAACAACTATCTACTACCAGTCCTCTCCATTGGAGCAAGAATTTCTGAGACCCCAGATGcattcattgatgatttgatCACTCACTTCAGAGCTCAGCTAACT AGACTTTATCAATTGGGTGCTCGAAAATTTGTTATAGGAAATGTTGGACCTATAGGTTGCATACCGTACCAGAAGACAATCAATCAGCTCAACCCAGACCAATGTGTGGAGTTGCCTAATAAGCTTGCGCTGCAATACAATGGCAGACTGAAGGACTTGCTTGCCGAGCTGAATGATAACCTCCCCGGATCAACATTTGTTTATGCAAACGTGTATGATCTAGTGTCGGAGCTCATTACTAACTACGATAAATATG GATTTTCTACAGCAAGTAGAGCTTGTTGTGGGAATGGTGGCCAATATTCAGGAATAGTCCCTTGTGGTCCAACATCAAGTATGTGTTCTGATCGGTCCAAGCATGTATTCTGGGATCCCTACCATCCAAGTGAAGCTGCCAACCTTATACTTGCCAAGAAATTGCTTGATGGAGACACAAGAATCATTTCTCCAATGAATCTCAGGCAACTTCGAGATCATTAA
- the LOC126805562 gene encoding dof zinc finger protein DOF3.4-like produces the protein MPQKPNPCFYYSKHLSLSLSLSLSLSLNINPLTPNLALSQVTTTNPSHFSIDPSSSISLHRQTCLLITLNPKLNQMPSDSGDSNSRKPTKAHSMGAPPPEQEHLPCPRCESTNTKFCYYNNYNFSQPRHFCKSCRRYWTHGGTLRDIPVGGGSRKNAKRSRTSSMVSTASDHALPATPVFGPVSGGQGGLSGGAVQFGGCGGGLKGNVSNGGSFTSLLSTQPGFLALGGFGLGLATGFEEMGFGFGRAVWPFPGMGSDGGAGIGANGVGHGMMNAWQIENGEAGGLVNVGLGGGGEFCSWPELAISTPGNGLK, from the coding sequence ATGCCTCAGAAACCCAACCCCtgtttttactattccaagcacctctctctctctctctctctctctctctctctctctctcaatataAACCCCCTCACTCCCAACCTCGCACTCTCACAAGTCACCACAACAAACCCTTCTCATTTTTCTATTGATCCATCTTCTTCAATATCTTTACACCGTCAAACTTGCTTACTCATTACCCTGAACCCTAAACTTAACCAGATGCCGTCTGACTCAGGCGACTCGAACAGCAGGAAACCCACCAAGGCGCACAGCATGGGGGCACCTCCGCCGGAGCAAGAGCACCTGCCGTGTCCTAGGTGCGAGTCCACCAACACTAAGTTCTGCTACTACAACAACTACAACTTCTCTCAGCCGCGTCACTTCTGCAAGTCCTGCCGCCGCTACTGGACCCACGGTGGCACCCTCCGCGACATCCCCGTCGGCGGCGGTAGCCGCAAGAATGCTAAGCGGTCTCGGACGTCCTCCATGGTCTCAACAGCGTCTGATCACGCCTTGCCCGCCACTCCGGTTTTCGGGCCCGTTTCGGGTGGGCAAGGTGGACTCAGCGGCGGGGCCGTGCAGTTCGGCGGATGCGGTGGCGGTTTGAAGGGGAATGTGAGTAATGGAGGGAGCTTTACTTCTCTGCTCAGTACTCAGCCGGGGTTTTTGGCGCTGGGGGGATTTGGGCTTGGGCTTGCGACTGGATTTGAGGAAATGGGTTTTGGGTTCGGCAGAGCGGTGTGGCCTTTTCCCGGGATGGGATCGGACGGTGGTGCCGGAATCGGAGCTAATGGCGTGGGGCATGGGATGATGAATGCCTGGCAGATTGAGAATGGGGAGGCCGGTGGGCTTGTTAATGTTGGtcttggtggtggtggagagtTCTGTTCTT